The genomic region GGGCGATTCGGGCGGTCGGTGCGGATCGGGCGGTCGGGGTGGTACAGATGCTGGACGCGGAGACGGGTACCGCCCCACAAGACAATGGCGGCGCGGAGCACGCGGATGCCGGACTCATACTTCGATCCTCCCGAATCGACCGGGTCCGGCCATCCGTCGGCCGGCGCATTTCGAGTACGCCGATCGGCGTACTCGAAGGTTTGCGCCCGATGTCGAGAACCTGCGCCATCACATCAGGGCGACCGATCAGGCGTCTTCTCCCGCCGCACCATCCCCGCACGTGGGACCGACGTCGGATGCTGATCCGCTGCCGGATGCTGAGTCGCCGCCAGGCGCCTGGCGGTCGCTGGATGCCGTCGGCATCGTTCCCGGAATCACCGTGAGAGCGACGACCACGGCCGCGAGAAGCATGCCTGCGGCGATGAGCATCCCGAGCGCGTATCCTCTGGTGAGCGTCTGGGGAGTGGCGAGAGGGCCGGTGCCGGCCGCGGCCGCGGCACCGAGCGCCGCAAGACCCAGCGACGCGCCGATCTGGCGGGAACTGTTGAGCAGACCGGACGCGCTGCCCGCCTCCTGGGGCGCCACCCCGATCGTCGCGGTGGAGACCACGGGGCCGAGGCACAGCCCGAATCCGATGCTCGCCACGATGGACGGCCCGAGCACACCGGTGACGAAGGTGCCGTCGGCCGAAATGAACCCGAACCAGATGAAGCCGATGGCGGTGAGCAGCCCGCCGCCGGCGAGCAGGGTGCGCGGGCTCACGTGGTAGCCGAGCCTGATGGCGATCACGGAGCCGACCACCACGCCCAGCGCGAAGGGCAGGAACTCGAGCCCGGTGAGGGCGGGATCGGTGCGCAGAACGCCCTGCAGATAGAGCGACATGAAGTAGAAAGTGGCGGCCATCGCCCCGCCGAGAAACAGGTTGTAGAGGTTGGCGCCTGCGACCGCGCGGTTCGCGAACAGGCCGAGACGCACCAACGGATCGCGCGCCACGGCCCGTTCCACATACACGAAGGCCAGCAGCAGCACGAGCGCAGCCGACAGCGTGAGAAGGGTGACCGGCGAACCCCGGGCGTACTGGTCGGTGCGCACCACGCCGAAGACCAGCAGCGAGATGCCGCCGGTGCCGAGCACAGCGCCGAGGACGTCCAGGCGTCCGGGCGCGGCGGAACGCGCATCTGTCGGCAGCGCCCGCCAGGCCAGCAGCAGCGTGCCGGCCGCCATCACGACGTTGACGAACATCACCGATCGCCAGCCGGCGTACTGGGTGAGGACTCCGCCGATGAGCACGCCGAGCGCACCGCCGGCGGCGTTGGCGGCGGCCCAGATGCCGAACGCCCTCACCCGCGGCCTGCCACCGGAGAAGGTCGAGGTGAGCAGGGCCAGGGCCGCAGGCGACAGCAGCGCCGCGCCCACGCCTTGAGCCGCGCGAGCCGCGATGAGGCTGCCGGCGTTCGGAGCGAAGCCGCCGCCGAGAGACGCCAGCGCGAACACCGCGAGACCGAGGAGAAGGATGCGGCGGCGGCCGAAACGATCGGCCGCCTTGCCGCCGAACAGCAGCAGGCCGCCGAAGGTGATCGCGTAGGCGTCGATCACCCAGGTCGCGCCGATGTTGCTGAAGCCGAGGCCGAGCTCGATGCGCGGGATGGCCAGGTTCACGATCGACAGGTCCAGCGACACCATGAACTGCACGATGGCGACGGTGGCCAGGATCAGGCCGGCCCGCGGGTCGCGGCCGTCCTGGAGGCGGGTGGGTCGAGACTCGACAAGGGTATTTCGGAACATGTTCCTAAATTAGGAAGATGCAGGCATCCTGTCAATCGCTCGCTCATCGGTTTTGCTTGGGCGGCACGGGACAGCATGATGAAGCGGTGCCCGAGTCTCCGCCGTCGTCGCCCCGACCCGGTCGCCCGCCGGCGACCTCCAGGGCGCAGCTCCTGGTGGCGGCGCGCCGGCTGATCGACGAGAACGGCTGGGAGAAGCTGACGATGCGGCGCCTCGCGACCGAGCTGGGCATCGGCTCGACCACGCTGTATCACCATGTGCGCGACAAAGGGCACTTGCTGATGCTCCTGCTCGACGAGCATGCTGCTCAGGCGAGCCGACCTCAGCTCCCTGACGACCCGCGCGACCGCATCGTCGTCGCCGCAGCCACCATGCACGACGTCCTCGCCTCGTGGTCGTGGGCGGCCGAGGTGCTCACCTCTGACGGATTCGTGGGCGTGCTGGGCGAATCGTCGCTCTGGAGCGTCGACGTCATCGTCGGTGCCGCGCTCGACCACGGCTGCACGCAGGCGGATGCCGTCGCCGTCTTCCGCAGTATCTGGTACTACACCGTGGGCGAGATCCTCGTGCGAGCCCGCACGGCGCAGCACGCACCTGGCACCGGGCGGCAGTCGCCTGACACGGCACCGTCGCCCGACCGTGACCGGTTCCTCGCCGACGTCGACCCGACCTGGCTGCCGCACCTCGCCGCCATCGGACACCAGTGGCCCGCGCTCGCCGGCCGCGACACCTACCTGCAAGGTCTGCGCGCCCTCGTCGACGGACTTCTCACCGCTCGCTGACGCCCGCCCGGGTGTGTCAGCGCATCCGCAGCGCCGCCCATACCTCGGCGCGATCGGCGAAGACGTCGAAGTCGCGCCCGAGCACTCGCTCGGCGGAACGGATGCGCGCGTTCAGCGTGTGCCGGTGCACGCCCAGATCCCGCGCTGCAGCGTCGTAGACGCCGTTGCGCTCCAGCCAGGTGAGCACGGACTGGGCGAGCACGCCGTCGGGATCGCGCGCGGCGAGCGGCGCGAGGAGCGCCGCAGCGCGGGCACGGGAATCCTCGTCTTCGAAGCGCAGCAGAGCGGGCAGCGCGTCGGCCCCGGCGGGCGACGCCTCCTGCACCTCGGTGGCTGCGTCGACCTGCGCCCGCGCACGATCGAGGGCGGTGACGGACGCCTCGCTCAGCCCCGCCTCCCCGCCCAGTTCGCCCACAAGGCACCGGCTCTGCTCGAGGGAGTGCAACAGCGAGCGCCGCAGGGCGGCTCGCGCCGACCCCAGGGCGTGACCCTGCTCGAGCGCGAGGCCCGCCAGTGCGACCACGCTCGTGACCACCTGCTGCGCTGCCTGGTCAGGCTCGTCGGCGCCCCCGTGCGCGAGCACACCGAGCAGTCGATCGCTCGCACCGATGGTCTGCAGCGCGATCACTGTGCCCGCCTCGGAGACCGTGGCGCCTGAACGACGGCGGGCGCGGAGCATCCGCATCGCCTCAGCGGTGACGACGTCGCGCACGGAGGCCTGCACGGCGCGAGCCGGGAACGCCCGGTCGACCGCACCGTCGGCATCCACCAGAGCCACCCACCGGCCGAGCTGCCTGGCCAGTTCGGCGAGCGTCGCGTCGAGCCCGTCCGGTCGCAGGGCGGCCAGCGACACGGCGCGCTGCGCAGCGAGGGCCCACGTGTTGCGCGCGTACGCCTGCTCGGCGACGAGGTCGGCGGCGTAGCGGGCGACGGCGATGAAGGGGGTGCGGTAGGGGATCTCGAGAAGCGGCATGCCGCTC from Humibacter ginsenosidimutans harbors:
- a CDS encoding TetR/AcrR family transcriptional regulator; translation: MPESPPSSPRPGRPPATSRAQLLVAARRLIDENGWEKLTMRRLATELGIGSTTLYHHVRDKGHLLMLLLDEHAAQASRPQLPDDPRDRIVVAAATMHDVLASWSWAAEVLTSDGFVGVLGESSLWSVDVIVGAALDHGCTQADAVAVFRSIWYYTVGEILVRARTAQHAPGTGRQSPDTAPSPDRDRFLADVDPTWLPHLAAIGHQWPALAGRDTYLQGLRALVDGLLTAR
- a CDS encoding MFS transporter — protein: MFRNTLVESRPTRLQDGRDPRAGLILATVAIVQFMVSLDLSIVNLAIPRIELGLGFSNIGATWVIDAYAITFGGLLLFGGKAADRFGRRRILLLGLAVFALASLGGGFAPNAGSLIAARAAQGVGAALLSPAALALLTSTFSGGRPRVRAFGIWAAANAAGGALGVLIGGVLTQYAGWRSVMFVNVVMAAGTLLLAWRALPTDARSAAPGRLDVLGAVLGTGGISLLVFGVVRTDQYARGSPVTLLTLSAALVLLLAFVYVERAVARDPLVRLGLFANRAVAGANLYNLFLGGAMAATFYFMSLYLQGVLRTDPALTGLEFLPFALGVVVGSVIAIRLGYHVSPRTLLAGGGLLTAIGFIWFGFISADGTFVTGVLGPSIVASIGFGLCLGPVVSTATIGVAPQEAGSASGLLNSSRQIGASLGLAALGAAAAAGTGPLATPQTLTRGYALGMLIAAGMLLAAVVVALTVIPGTMPTASSDRQAPGGDSASGSGSASDVGPTCGDGAAGEDA
- a CDS encoding PucR family transcriptional regulator, whose translation is MPTPTVRILLARRELGLELLTPRDALPPDTLDAAVSWVHSSDLADPTPFLGPGQVLLTTGTQFGAAIGGVGAKEPVPHRARGHSRTAHDDDSDYAGYVARLASTGVVALGFGTGVVRATPDGLVAACLASGMPLLEIPYRTPFIAVARYAADLVAEQAYARNTWALAAQRAVSLAALRPDGLDATLAELARQLGRWVALVDADGAVDRAFPARAVQASVRDVVTAEAMRMLRARRRSGATVSEAGTVIALQTIGASDRLLGVLAHGGADEPDQAAQQVVTSVVALAGLALEQGHALGSARAALRRSLLHSLEQSRCLVGELGGEAGLSEASVTALDRARAQVDAATEVQEASPAGADALPALLRFEDEDSRARAAALLAPLAARDPDGVLAQSVLTWLERNGVYDAAARDLGVHRHTLNARIRSAERVLGRDFDVFADRAEVWAALRMR